Proteins co-encoded in one Bacteroidales bacterium genomic window:
- a CDS encoding tetratricopeptide repeat protein, whose product MLKYFCIFLFLILNVNIYSLPYFKNSIDSLESKLKSAVGNERTIILNRLSEEYILTQPDKALEYANEGLNSAIRSNNKEEKANALHTIAEAYKTMNMYDKAIEYYQQTLDYNKKIRNKQGIAKTLNSFGKLYWKINDYSKALDYYFKSLKLRKKIGNKKNIANTLSNIAIVYKSLGNYNEALKYQTESLKIFEELSDKKLIAYSLNNIGSIYWELSNYDKALEYYFRSLKIREDIGNKLDIAASLNNIGIVYKDISDYDKALEFHIKSLKIKEKYGNEKDIAYSLNNIGSVYWKLNKFNKALEYYLKSLEIRKNVGNKPEIASSLNNIGNVYKNKNEYDRALDYYLKSLKIWQELSLKENIANLFNNIGSIYWKLGSYDISLDYYMKSLKVREEINDKVDIAGSFNNIGILYKALNNYDKALEYYFKTLNIYKEIKDKVLIANSLNNIGSVYWKAEEFGKALEYFSNSLTLRHEIGDKKNIAYSYNNIGMIYRDLNKYEKSINYYQNALYIFEEIGDNKGYSEILNNIGNYYKDVGNLVKANDFYNKSLSIRREIKDKSGIANTLKNIGDLYFNQKLYNKSKPYFIEAFKIAIQIKEKVLIQNISFSLFELNHVIGNYKKALEYHQIYSLVKDSIINEESTKKIAELQIRYETEKKENNIKLLENEKQIQALKLTKQQNLRNLFMLISILIIVIVVFVYNQYRIKKKMNLMLKEKNIALEIINKKLAKSRQDKIKLNSSKE is encoded by the coding sequence ATGCTAAAATATTTCTGTATTTTTTTATTTCTAATACTTAATGTTAATATTTATTCTTTACCCTACTTTAAAAACAGTATTGATAGTTTGGAATCTAAACTAAAATCAGCAGTAGGAAATGAAAGAACAATAATTTTAAACCGTTTGTCTGAAGAATATATATTAACACAGCCTGATAAAGCATTAGAATACGCAAACGAAGGATTAAATTCAGCCATTCGTTCTAATAATAAAGAAGAAAAGGCAAATGCTTTACATACAATAGCTGAGGCATATAAAACTATGAACATGTATGATAAAGCTATTGAATATTATCAGCAAACTCTTGATTATAATAAAAAAATAAGAAATAAACAGGGAATAGCCAAAACATTAAATTCTTTTGGAAAATTATACTGGAAAATAAATGACTATTCCAAAGCATTGGATTATTATTTTAAATCATTAAAACTCAGGAAAAAAATAGGCAATAAAAAAAATATTGCCAATACACTTAGTAATATAGCTATTGTATATAAAAGCTTAGGAAATTATAATGAAGCCCTTAAATATCAAACCGAATCTTTAAAGATATTTGAAGAGCTGTCAGATAAAAAATTAATTGCATATTCATTAAATAATATTGGTAGTATTTACTGGGAACTGAGCAACTACGACAAAGCATTAGAATATTATTTCAGGTCATTAAAAATAAGAGAAGATATTGGAAATAAATTAGATATAGCAGCTTCTTTAAATAATATAGGTATTGTTTATAAAGATATCAGCGATTATGATAAAGCTCTTGAATTTCATATTAAATCCCTGAAAATTAAAGAAAAATACGGAAATGAAAAAGATATTGCATATTCATTGAACAATATTGGAAGCGTTTACTGGAAACTAAACAAATTTAACAAAGCTCTTGAATATTATTTAAAATCTTTAGAAATTCGCAAAAATGTAGGTAATAAGCCGGAAATAGCAAGTTCATTAAATAATATAGGAAATGTTTATAAAAATAAAAATGAATATGACAGAGCATTAGATTACTATTTAAAATCACTTAAAATATGGCAGGAACTTTCACTAAAAGAAAATATTGCCAACTTATTCAACAATATAGGAAGTATTTACTGGAAACTTGGAAGTTACGATATATCTCTTGACTATTATATGAAATCATTAAAAGTACGCGAAGAAATAAATGATAAAGTAGATATTGCAGGCTCGTTTAATAATATAGGAATATTATATAAGGCTCTTAATAATTATGATAAGGCTCTTGAATATTATTTTAAAACATTAAATATATATAAGGAAATTAAAGATAAAGTACTAATTGCCAATTCATTAAACAATATCGGAAGTGTTTACTGGAAAGCTGAAGAGTTTGGTAAAGCATTAGAATATTTTTCTAACTCATTAACTTTAAGACATGAAATAGGTGATAAAAAAAATATAGCTTATTCTTATAATAATATTGGAATGATATACAGAGATTTGAATAAATATGAAAAATCAATTAATTATTATCAAAATGCTTTATATATATTTGAGGAAATTGGCGATAATAAAGGATACTCTGAGATTTTAAATAATATTGGAAATTATTACAAAGATGTTGGAAATCTTGTTAAAGCAAACGATTTTTATAATAAATCACTATCAATAAGAAGAGAAATAAAAGATAAAAGTGGAATTGCAAACACATTAAAAAATATCGGAGATCTTTATTTTAATCAAAAATTATATAATAAATCAAAGCCATATTTTATTGAAGCATTTAAAATAGCTATACAGATAAAGGAAAAAGTATTAATTCAAAATATTAGCTTTTCGCTTTTTGAATTAAACCATGTTATTGGAAATTATAAAAAAGCACTTGAATATCATCAAATTTATTCTTTGGTAAAAGATAGTATTATTAATGAAGAATCAACAAAAAAAATAGCCGAATTACAAATAAGATACGAAACTGAGAAAAAAGAAAACAATATAAAATTACTTGAAAATGAAAAACAAATTCAAGCTCTGAAACTAACCAAACAACAAAATTTACGGAACCTTTTTATGTTAATATCTATCCTTATTATAGTTATAGTTGTTTTTGTTTATAATCAATACAGAATAAAGAAAAAAATGAACCTTATGCTTAAAGAAAAAAATATAGCACTTGAAATTATTAATAAAAAATTAGCAAAGTCAAGACAAGATAAAATAAAACTAAATTCTTCAAAAGAATAA
- a CDS encoding epoxyqueuosine reductase, with amino-acid sequence MITKDKIKEVAFNNGVDLFGIASVERFDNAPKGFHPKDIYSKTESVIAFAIKLPTETLYADNPVPFTHVNTLAMQKMDMISYDISVELDKLGLKNILIPTDDPYLFWDNDKQEGRAILSLRHVGYLAGLGNIGRNNLLINKDYGNMIQIGALLINEKFESDPFADYEVCPPNCRICLDNCPQNALTGETVIQKECRPISNFKTERGFTIKKCFECRKKCPRALGIKTK; translated from the coding sequence ATGATTACAAAGGATAAAATAAAAGAAGTTGCGTTTAACAATGGAGTTGATTTATTTGGCATTGCTTCAGTTGAAAGATTTGATAATGCGCCAAAAGGATTTCATCCCAAAGACATCTACTCAAAAACTGAATCTGTAATAGCTTTTGCGATTAAACTTCCAACAGAAACTTTGTATGCTGATAATCCGGTTCCATTTACTCATGTAAATACTCTTGCAATGCAAAAAATGGATATGATAAGCTATGATATTTCAGTAGAGCTTGATAAACTAGGACTAAAAAATATATTAATACCAACTGATGACCCTTACTTGTTTTGGGATAATGATAAACAAGAAGGTCGTGCAATTTTGTCTCTTAGACATGTTGGATATTTAGCTGGATTAGGTAATATTGGACGAAATAATTTACTGATTAATAAGGATTATGGTAACATGATTCAGATTGGTGCCTTGTTGATAAATGAGAAATTTGAATCAGACCCATTTGCAGATTATGAGGTTTGTCCACCGAATTGTAGGATTTGTCTGGATAATTGTCCTCAAAATGCTTTAACTGGAGAAACAGTAATTCAAAAGGAATGTAGACCGATTTCAAATTTTAAAACTGAAAGGGGATTTACGATTAAGAAGTGCTTTGAATGCAGAAAAAAATGTCCGAGAGCATTAGGAATTAAAACAAAATGA
- a CDS encoding tetratricopeptide repeat protein, translating to MKFINNTSLKILLILIIITKCNISFSADNVTNQTDSLLKIVNSTKNKIEKANIFSKLGVLYKDKQDYTKALEYHNKSFLLFSNQGNKNGEAISFHNIGNVYWNLSYYDSALIYYNKSLKIRELLNDKVGIAASYNNIGMIYRDLSQYEKALNFYEKSLSIREKLEDQKAIAISMNNIGNVYLKTNDYDNALVYYKKSLDIREKLQDKDDIAASWTNYGIVYKNIDEYEKAIEYFQKALDLYNKSGNKASIARAYNNIGGVYWNKYDYKLALENYLKALEIREELDNKKDIAGSLNNIGLIYKDLNNFEMALEYYNSSLEIYKSIADKANIANALNYIGSVYWKSKNYEDALKYYTQSLDIREEIGNKKFISSSYNNIALIYKNLNNFDYALKNYNNSLNIYSEIGDKKNYSAILNNIGNLYFKENNYEIAIEYFKKSLSIRKEINDKYGTANTSKDLGEVYIKLKKMDIAMSFLNNSIKIANELNENNLIKNVNLAFSKLYKLNGDYKNAYEYYTKYSAIKDKIINQESIKKIADMQIRYETEKKEKEIKVQELELNKRQEKIKRQKYLIYSISGGFVLILIFLTLIFKQNIKIKKVNELLEVQNAEILQQKEEIETQRDKIASQQEKITDSIQYACRIQEAVLPPINFINEILPEHFILFKPRDIVSGDFYWMTKKKSKTYVVAADCTGHGVPGAFMSMLGVAFLNEIVNKSEVTQANEILNQMRDQVITSLHQTGRDNEASDGLDIALCIFDFEKKTLQFSGANNSIYLIRDKELTEIGADKMPIGIHMLEEDDFTNNDIKLIENDLIYLFSDGYCDQFGGENGRKFLTKNFKEYLLDIHEKSLEEQKILLEQKHNEWRGNYRQIDDILVLSIKI from the coding sequence TCACTAAATGTAATATTAGTTTTTCTGCTGATAATGTTACAAATCAAACAGATAGTTTGCTCAAAATAGTAAATTCAACAAAAAACAAAATCGAAAAAGCCAATATATTTTCAAAATTAGGTGTATTATATAAAGACAAACAGGATTATACAAAAGCTCTTGAATATCACAACAAATCATTTTTACTTTTTTCAAATCAAGGAAATAAAAATGGAGAAGCAATATCTTTTCATAATATCGGTAATGTTTACTGGAATTTAAGTTATTATGACAGTGCCTTGATATACTATAATAAATCTCTAAAAATCAGGGAGTTGTTGAATGATAAAGTTGGAATTGCAGCATCATATAATAATATTGGAATGATATACAGGGATTTAAGCCAATATGAGAAAGCATTGAATTTTTATGAAAAATCATTGTCAATAAGAGAAAAACTGGAAGATCAAAAAGCCATTGCAATTTCCATGAATAACATAGGTAATGTATATCTCAAAACAAATGATTATGATAATGCTTTAGTTTACTATAAAAAATCATTAGATATAAGAGAAAAGCTTCAGGATAAAGATGATATTGCTGCATCGTGGACAAATTACGGAATTGTATATAAAAACATAGATGAATATGAAAAAGCAATTGAATATTTTCAAAAAGCCTTGGATTTGTACAACAAATCAGGGAATAAAGCATCAATTGCAAGAGCATATAATAATATTGGTGGTGTTTACTGGAATAAATATGATTATAAACTTGCTCTTGAAAATTATCTGAAAGCACTTGAAATACGCGAAGAACTTGATAATAAAAAAGATATTGCAGGTTCTTTAAACAACATAGGACTTATTTATAAAGATTTGAATAATTTCGAAATGGCACTCGAATATTATAACAGCTCTCTTGAAATATATAAAAGTATTGCCGATAAAGCTAATATTGCAAATGCTCTTAATTATATTGGAAGTGTTTACTGGAAAAGTAAAAACTATGAAGATGCTTTAAAATATTATACACAATCATTAGATATACGAGAAGAGATAGGTAATAAAAAATTTATTTCAAGTTCGTATAATAATATTGCTTTGATATATAAGAACTTAAATAATTTTGATTATGCATTAAAAAATTATAACAATTCATTAAATATTTATTCTGAAATTGGTGACAAAAAAAATTATTCAGCAATACTTAATAATATCGGAAATCTGTATTTTAAAGAAAATAATTATGAAATAGCTATCGAATATTTTAAAAAATCTTTATCTATTCGTAAAGAAATCAATGACAAATATGGAACGGCAAACACATCAAAAGACCTTGGCGAAGTTTATATTAAGCTGAAAAAAATGGATATTGCCATGTCGTTTTTAAACAATTCAATAAAAATTGCTAATGAATTAAATGAAAACAATTTAATAAAAAATGTAAACCTTGCATTTTCCAAATTATATAAATTAAATGGAGATTATAAAAACGCATATGAATATTATACTAAATATTCAGCAATAAAAGATAAAATAATCAACCAGGAAAGCATTAAAAAAATTGCAGACATGCAAATTCGTTATGAAACAGAAAAAAAGGAAAAAGAAATAAAAGTTCAAGAACTTGAACTTAATAAACGACAAGAAAAAATTAAACGACAAAAATATTTAATTTATTCAATATCAGGTGGATTTGTATTAATTTTAATATTCTTGACATTAATATTTAAACAAAACATAAAGATTAAAAAAGTTAATGAATTACTTGAAGTTCAAAATGCAGAAATTCTCCAGCAAAAAGAAGAAATTGAAACCCAAAGAGATAAAATAGCTTCTCAACAGGAAAAAATCACCGATAGTATTCAATATGCATGTAGAATACAAGAAGCAGTTTTACCGCCAATAAATTTTATAAACGAAATATTACCCGAACATTTTATTTTATTTAAACCACGCGATATAGTAAGTGGTGATTTTTACTGGATGACAAAAAAGAAAAGCAAAACTTATGTGGTAGCTGCCGATTGCACGGGACATGGTGTTCCGGGAGCATTTATGAGTATGCTTGGGGTTGCATTTTTAAACGAGATTGTAAACAAAAGTGAAGTAACTCAAGCCAACGAAATTCTTAACCAAATGCGTGACCAGGTTATAACATCACTACATCAAACTGGCAGGGATAATGAAGCATCTGATGGACTGGATATTGCATTATGTATTTTTGATTTTGAAAAGAAAACTTTACAATTTTCAGGTGCAAATAACTCAATTTATTTAATCAGGGATAAAGAACTAACCGAAATTGGTGCAGACAAAATGCCTATCGGAATACATATGCTTGAAGAAGATGATTTTACAAATAATGATATTAAATTGATTGAAAATGACTTGATTTACCTGTTTTCTGACGGATATTGTGACCAGTTTGGAGGAGAAAACGGAAGAAAATTCCTAACTAAAAATTTTAAGGAATATCTACTTGATATTCATGAAAAATCTTTAGAAGAACAAAAAATATTACTTGAGCAAAAACATAATGAATGGAGAGGAAATTACAGGCAAATTGATGATATATTAGTATTAAGTATTAAGATATAA